In one Nitrososphaera viennensis EN76 genomic region, the following are encoded:
- a CDS encoding NADH-quinone oxidoreductase subunit I → MPVAILPDVSEQHCIGCALCVEICTALGPDVLRVKPVEGWKRGKAFVFYPERCISDGACIGVCPTKAIFWMRPMDYTPGQPVPLKKHGLFVKGWEEG, encoded by the coding sequence ATGCCAGTCGCAATACTTCCTGATGTTTCTGAACAGCACTGCATCGGCTGCGCGCTCTGCGTAGAAATCTGCACCGCTCTCGGTCCAGATGTACTCAGGGTCAAGCCGGTGGAAGGATGGAAGAGGGGTAAGGCATTTGTCTTCTATCCAGAGAGATGCATCTCCGACGGAGCATGCATCGGCGTTTGCCCGACAAAGGCAATCTTCTGGATGAGGCCGATGGATTACACCCCAGGACAGCCAGTCCCACTGAAGAAGCACGGTCTCTTCGTGAAGGGCTGGGAAGAAGGTTAA
- a CDS encoding Lrp/AsnC ligand binding domain-containing protein — MTKAFVLINADTGVEGLLHEEIKALDGVKEVYELYGEYDIMAVVEEPDEKEVQRVVSWELRKIKGVRSTNTMVVAR; from the coding sequence ATGACCAAAGCATTCGTTTTAATCAATGCCGACACCGGCGTTGAGGGCCTTTTGCATGAAGAGATCAAAGCACTCGACGGGGTGAAGGAAGTTTACGAGCTGTACGGCGAATACGACATCATGGCAGTGGTGGAGGAGCCGGACGAAAAGGAAGTCCAGCGTGTCGTCTCGTGGGAGCTGCGCAAGATAAAGGGCGTGCGCAGCACCAACACGATGGTCGTCGCAAGATAG